From the Vibrio natriegens NBRC 15636 = ATCC 14048 = DSM 759 genome, the window TTGAAACGCTCTGGATTGCTTTGTCACCGACTAAATGGCTCAGTTCATCATTGATGGATTTGAAGTGGTCAATATCAATCACCATGAGAGCAAAAGCTGTATCGCGAAGCAGCAAGTCTTTCAGTTTCACTTCTAACCAGCGGCGATTGTGTAACGACGTTAATGGGTCGGTAAAAACATCCTGCTGCAATTGAGCAACGGTATTCTTGTGTTGTTTTGTTGTCTCTTTGAGCTCTTTGTTTTCGATCTCTGACAAGATAAGTTTGAGCTGTAATTCAAAGCGATCCAGACGATGTAACTGAGCAGAACCTAGCTCACTTATAGGTATTTGCCTAACCAGTTCAGACTCAATATTAAATGCATGTTTTTCGCAATCAAGTGCGAGCTCAAACTGACCTTGAGAAGCACTAATGTTACTCATCATATTATAAAATGTGCGGGCAAGCATCGCGGAAGAGTGTTTCTTTATACGCTTTTCCACTGAACCCATAATTAGGTTTGCTAACGCCGTATTACCTTTTCCATTGAGACAGCAAGCTGTCTCCATTTTGACCATCGCAGACAACCAAAACGTTGTGGAGCTGCCCGAAGTATACTGGACACTAGAAAGTGCAAGTAAAGCGTTTGAATAGTCATGGTTCAATTGATGCAGTTTGGCTCGGTAAAGGTGAATTTGACCAGCGAGGTTTTTATCGCTGACCAGAATACTGAGCTCTTCACATTCAGTGAGTAGCTCCATAGCATCATCTGTGTATTTTAGACTGATGTAACACGCGAGCATGTATAGCTTGTAGCGTAAACGCAAGGAACGGCTGCTGATCGCATGGTCTATTGCCTCGATTTTTTTATAAAAACGCAGCGCACGTTCGTGATCCCCATAGGCATCACACAAGTTACCCATACCGACTATCGCTAATACATACTCGTCTATAAAACCGTAATCAACCGCGATATTGGTTGATTTAATATACTCGATCATCGCTGAATCATAATCACCGACATCAACCAGATGTTCACATAAACTCGACTTTACCGACAAAATATCTTCAGCATTCTCAGGTAGGGTGAGATGTTCCAAGGCTTGTCTGAGCTCGGCAATACTGTCGCTTAGCTGTCTTATCTCTTGGCGATACTCTGCACTGATAATATAACAATGTGCTTTTTCGAGAGGGTTTTCGGCGATGTGATCTCGAATATGTTTCCACAGTGCTATCGCATCTTCACCAGTCACCGATGAAGGGTCAATGCCAGCCTGAGTCACTTTATTAAGCAATTGTTCCATTTTTCATTACCTCTATGTGGCTTTCTTCCAATTGCTCTAATGTGAACGGGAAAGTCAGAATATCTTGTAAATATAGGGTGGGCGTTGGTCCTTTCAGACCTCGTCTCTCCCATGGGTAAATGTTCATCATGGACTGGACCGTTTTATATAGCGATTCGGCGGCCTGACCTTTGTCCGCTATTAACATGGCGAGCCTGTCAGTAGAAAGCCGGGATACTAAATCGGTTGGTGCTGTTAAAGAGTGAACGAGTTCAGTACAGGCATCCAAAAAAGCCGGATTGGCGTGATGAATCATGATAATCGCGTGATTCGACTGTGTAAGTTCACTTTTGAACAGAACGAGTTGCTCCCACCAGTAGGTTTCAGAGACAACGTTAGAAAGATTCTTTTCAGGATCGTATTCATGTTGAGAACGAATATGATTGATCAGTTTACGAGCGCGCTGTTCAAGTTTGCGCTTGGAGCTGTGCGCTTTATCCTGACTGAGTTGATGCCTTTGATCTTTTATCGTTTGAAGCGAGTGTTTCCGGTATTTTTGGAAAGCGTGGAATGCGGCTTCAAACTGACCTTGTTCTTCTGCAACGAGTGATTGCTGGTAGCAAATCTGACTAAGTAACTCACCCTTATCAAAATGCCGGGCGGACTCTTCGGCGGCAATTAACAATCTTGTCGCATTTTCGGTATTGTTATGCAGAAGTTCCAGACGAGCTCTGCTAATGGACGAATGGGCTTTCATCCAGGTCAGATCATGCTCCATAGCTATCTGATGCGCTTTTTTCGTTGCAACTTCTGCGGCGTCTAATCTCTCTAACCCAAGTAAAGCCAGCCCTTTGAAGTCCCATATTTCTGCATGCCAAGTCGAGTCTTGATGATCTTTTAGCACTTCGGCTGCGCCATCAAGCACAGTTAACATCTTGACGTAATCCTTCTGCAGGTAGTAATCCCATGCTAGTAAGATACGGGCTTTTCCTTCCAGGCTGGAGATACGGACATTGTTCGCCACTTTTACGGCTAGCTCATGCGTTGATGTGGCAAGTTTGTGTTGATTGGTGATACGCCAAACGTTACCGAGCCCAATCAGAGATTCAAGTTGGACTTCGATGTTATTGTTCAGGACGGACTGTTCGAGTGCGTTAATCCAGTATTTCTGAGCTGAGAAATATTTGGCTTGCCCCCAGTACTGAAGCGCAAAGGTGTGAAGAATCTCTGGAAGGTGGTCGTCGTTTTCAAGCCGGCTCTGCTTATCGTAAGCGGTCTTTATAAGCTTAAGCCCTTGACGATAATCCATAGCACACCAGCAACAGTGTGACATGATAAGTAAGGCTTGGATTTCGCCTTCGCTAAACAGCATTTGTTCTGCGGTAACACGAAATTGCTCAGCTTTACGCAGAGTGGATTTGGGTTGAGAACTAACTTGCTCTTTAAGCAGTGCTAGCTCACATGCTAGCTGAGTTTTGCTTCTATCCAACGTTTACATCCATGACCATCGAGCAGGAATTTACACCTTAACTTTATCGCTAGGTGCGCATTTCATTACGAGAGCAGATCAAGTACTACTTCATAAATCATCAGGAGATCTCATTGATATCGTAAGCACTCCTAATGATTTAGATGGTTAGGATAGGAGCTGTTTAATCGTCAAAGGTGCGTCAGTAACTTCGAGCCTTTGCGCCGCTGTGAGACCTTCTTTATCTTGATAGCACAAATTATGCCAAGCTCTGAAGATGTCTAAAAGAGGTAATAGACCTCCAGGTCTTAATTTGCGACGCGGCTCGTTGATGAAGCTTTCAAAAAGTAGCTGGAATCGATTTTGGTAGAATTGCACTTGTCGTGTTGTTGCAACATTGAACCATTTTTCAGGCTCATTATGATCACCTGCGAGGTAACAAATGCCCTTGCTGTTATCTCCTTGGTTAGAGATAGCCCAACGGTCTCGCCACCAACTCATATAAGCAATATCAATTTTACCGAATGGTAATCGCATGTCCCATGCCGGATCTTCGTCGACGTACATTAAATCAATATTTTTTTCTTTAATACGAGACAAACAGACGCTCAATGCCGCAGAGCGAAGCAGCGGATCCTGAGGCATGTAGATAGACACGCGTTTGCTCGGGCTGCACATATCGAGGACATGTAAATAATGCGCGTACGAAGTATAAGGTGGTCGAATAATCGCGCCTTTTGATGGGTAATGAAATACGGCCAGATTCCCCAGCGGATCTTCCACATTACCGCGAGCCAAAATGGTCTGGTATTTCTGGTCGATGCGTTCACGAAGTTTGCTTGAGGGCGCCGCTGGTGGCTCGCTGGCTTCTGCCGTGTACTCTTGTGAGACAAAACGAGATACCTGATCGTACGGGT encodes:
- a CDS encoding GGDEF domain-containing protein; the protein is MEQLLNKVTQAGIDPSSVTGEDAIALWKHIRDHIAENPLEKAHCYIISAEYRQEIRQLSDSIAELRQALEHLTLPENAEDILSVKSSLCEHLVDVGDYDSAMIEYIKSTNIAVDYGFIDEYVLAIVGMGNLCDAYGDHERALRFYKKIEAIDHAISSRSLRLRYKLYMLACYISLKYTDDAMELLTECEELSILVSDKNLAGQIHLYRAKLHQLNHDYSNALLALSSVQYTSGSSTTFWLSAMVKMETACCLNGKGNTALANLIMGSVEKRIKKHSSAMLARTFYNMMSNISASQGQFELALDCEKHAFNIESELVRQIPISELGSAQLHRLDRFELQLKLILSEIENKELKETTKQHKNTVAQLQQDVFTDPLTSLHNRRWLEVKLKDLLLRDTAFALMVIDIDHFKSINDELSHLVGDKAIQSVSTHLSNYFNFSGASCIRFGGEEFLVILENDKLEHAEIHADHYREQIYHYNWRDILGERGLTVSIGITVHREGENTQRTFYRADKALYRAKANGRNQVCTEL